One Tubulanus polymorphus chromosome 5, tnTubPoly1.2, whole genome shotgun sequence DNA segment encodes these proteins:
- the LOC141905513 gene encoding uncharacterized protein LOC141905513, whose amino-acid sequence MAEFWGTKFKPKLKSFFQKIDELQIMFKEMDDDERRHSIEALKSLIENLIDFMSSETYEQQLEDAEGDTDSFIIEASAVPATEATAVPATRATAVPATDELLLGPLYIDDTNSTADTENVKNQPKRNKRKSRKSPESMNTRSTRSKKAINYVDSPDEASSDAEPPKTRKSLKGANKNIHRKYIGGNSAPSDKVEHGNGTDARSENCDVKNSEPPDIVQPIKLKLKRKSRRIQIVSETDENIASYSKSASAKKVRVAAITTKRKYVEHRCRACDEVFHHARTFKRHLSSHGADGVCCRLCRSEFANAALYEFHLELCKKTNSKNHACDECPAKFLMTSQLRRHVRLKHQVQSTKYFCVYCSQPKFFSRKLTLYKHYKIHAEGRFVCLHCGEFIADKEEYYAHVTSHKRGSSRNTCKQCDKTFDTRALYVQHKRVHDPLCAFCGEAFASKSALRDHVHDAHPDELKYGCTECDQKFFRPKLLEKHLKIHSGERPVKCEICDMFFRTIKAYKKHEMTNSHLVKTGQRGKERTHLCALCGQAYFRKYALQRHMKTHTDERPHQCPHCDYKCRENTNLKRHILRHFSERNFICELCGSAFHTKKTLETHILYRHTNTRNFQCPKCPQAFKTPNALSRHQTCHSQLKPHLCWCGSSFNRQYNLRRHMKSVHGTDQNMPPARKVKVIDEERNERTEEETERDVSDAISREIAKVSNQLLLPQAPCMDIVARSIALSGGFTDQLESAAESERASSQTPLHRESTPQIAVGNQADLSHLTNLAAVGMEQVISDIVYQRTPLPQSNYERTIQCMTHPQFTTTTGAQSTPQSDTQQQQQQKYIPQPMLTEMLALTTSMYGHNSSLYSAPARQNTNIVQQQQQQQQHLIGSHPQQQQQQQQRMLQQPHQSGTTQQSNTGTLTSPITSYASTLNASQHHQQQQQQQQQQQQQTPEQLLVEQSRYLQHHPHHLTHHHHLQQQHHSSHHLQQQHQ is encoded by the exons ATGGCTGAATTTTGGGGCACAAAATTCAAGCCGAAATTGAAGTCTTTTTTCCAGAAG attgatgAGTTGCAAATTATGTTCAAGGAAATGGATGATGACGAACGCAGGCATTCGATTGAAGCTTTGAAAAGTTTGATCGAGAACCTCATAGATTTTATGAGTTCGGAAACGTATGAACAACAGCTGGAGGATGCTGAGGGTGATACCGATTCATTCATTATAGAGGCGTCTGCTGTGCCTGCTACAGAGGCAACCGCTGTACCTGCAACACGGGCAACCGCTGTACCTGCCACTGATGAGTTATTGCTGGGTCCGTTGTATATCGATGATACTAATTCTACTGCTGATacagaaaatgtgaaaaatcaaCCTAAAAGAAATAAACGAAAATCGCGAAAGTCGCCCGAATCGATGAATACGCGATCTACGCGGTCGAAAAAAGCCATTAATTACGTCGATTCACCTGATGAGGCGAGTTCCGATGCTGAACCGCCgaaaacgagaaaaagtcTTAAAGgtgctaataaaaatatacataGAAAATATATCGGCGGAAATTCGGCGCCTTCCGATAAGGTTGAACACGGTAATGGAACGGATGCTCGATCCGAAAATTGCGACGTCAAAAATTCCGAACCGCCGGATATCGTTCAACCGATAAAATTGAAACTGAAGAGAAAATCGCGAAGAATTCAAATCGTTTCCGAAACCGACGAAAATATCGCTTCGTATTCGAAAAGCGCTTCCGCGAAAAAAGTTCGCGTCGCCGCGATAACGACGAAACGTAAATACGTCGAACACCGTTGTCGAGCGTGCGACGAGGTCTTCCATCACGCGCGCACGTTCAAGCGCCACCTATCGTCGCACGGCGCAGACGGCGTCTGTTGTCGATTGTGTCGGTCGGAATTCGCGAACGCGGCGCTCTACGAATTTCACCTGGAACTATGCAAAAAAACGAACTCGAAAAACCATGCGTGCGACGAGTGCCCGGCGAAATTCTTGATGACGAGTCAACTACGTCGCCACGTGCGTCTAAAACATCAGGTCCAGTCGACGAAGTATTTCTGCGTTTATTGCTCGCAGCCGAAATTCTTCAGTCGCAAATTGACGCTTTACAAGCATTATAAGATACACGCCGAGGGTCGGTTCGTTTGTCTACACTGCGGCGAGTTCATCGCCGATAAAGAGGAGTATTACGCTCACGTGACGTCGCATAAACGCGGCTCGTCGCGAAACACGTGTAAACAATGCGACAAAACGTTCGACACGCGAGCGCTGTACGTGCAGCATAAACGCGTGCACGATCCTTTGTGCGCGTTCTGCGGCGAGGCGTTCGCGAGTAAATCGGCGTTACGTGATCACGTACACGACGCGCACCCCGACGAGCTGAAATATGGATGCACGGAATGCGATCAGAAATTCTTCCGTCCTAAACTGCTGGAAAAACACTTGAAAATTCACTCAG gtgAACGACCGGTAAAATGCGAAATATGTGATATGTTTTTCCGGACAATAAAAGCGTACAAGAAACACGAAATGACAAATTCACATCTCGTCAAAACCGGACAGCGAGGCAAAGAACGGACGCACTTGTGTGCTCTGTGTGGACAAGCTTATTTCAG AAAATATGCTCTGCAAAGACACATGAAGACTCATACGGACGAGCGACCTCATCAATGTCCACATTGCGATTATAAATGTCGCGAAAACACCAATCTGAAACGTCACATCCTGCGACATTTCTCCGAACGCAATTTCATCTGCGAGTTGTGCGGCTCGGCGTTCCACACGAAGAAAACGCTCGAGACTCACATTCTGTACCGTCATACGAACACGAGAAATTTCCAGTGTCCGAAATGTCCGCAAGCGTTCAAAACACCCAACGCGCTCAGCCGCCATCAAACATGTCACAGCCAGCTGAAACCGCACCTGTGCTGGTGCGGCAGCAGCTTCAATCGTCAGTACAATCTACGCCGCCACATGAAGTCCGTTCACGGCACCGATCAGAACATGCCGCCCGCGCGTAAGGTCAAGGTCATCGATGAGGAGCGGAACGAGCGAACGGAGGAGGAAACGGAACGCGACGTTAGCGACGCGATTTCGCGCGAGATCGCGAAGGTCAGCAATCAGTTATTGCTGCCGCAGGCGCCGTGTATGGATATCGTCGCGCGTAGCATCGCTCTCAGCGGCGGATTCACGGATCAACTCGAATCGGCGGCGGAATCGGAGCGCGCTTCGTCGCAGACGCCGTTGCATCGCGAATCGACGCCGCAGATCGCCGTCGGTAACCAGGCGGATTTGTCGCATTTGACGAATCTGGCGGCCGTCGGTATGGAGCAGGTCATATCGGATATCGTGTACCAGCGTACCCCACTACCGCAGTCGAATTACGAACGAACGATTCAGTGTATGACTCATCCGCAATTCACGACAACCACCGGAGCGCAATCGACTCCGCAATCCGAcacacagcagcagcagcagcagaaatACATTCCGCAACCGATGCTCACAGAAATGCTAGCGCTCACTACGTCTATGTATGGACACAATTCCTCGTTATACAGCGCTCCGGCTCGCCAGAACACGAATATcgtgcagcagcagcagcagcagcagcagcatctcATTGGCTCTCatccgcagcagcagcagcagcagcagcagaggATGTTACAGCAGCCCCATCAGTCGGGTACGACTCAGCAGTCTAATACGGGCACGTTAACATCTCCGATTACTTCATACGCATCAACTCTGAACGCTTCACAGCATCatcaacagcaacagcagcagcagcagcagcagcagcagcaaacaCCTGAGCAACTGTTAGTGGAACAATCTCGATATTTACAACATCACCCTCATCATCTtactcatcatcatcatttgcaGCAACAGCATCATTCTTCGCATCATTTACAGCAACAGCATCAGTAG